The following are from one region of the Lacinutrix sp. Bg11-31 genome:
- a CDS encoding dihydrofolate reductase, producing MFGKKKQKPQIDQEQLALIENAQRRVKQKKGLYIHFVIFLIGAVFLILANTALGIGKGFKILGLDWFVIAISAWLFFFLYHVFTVFVTNKFMGKDWEKAQIEKLVAKQQDKIETLKSTLIQPEAQTITIPTIKPNKNLTMIVAAGENNEIGKDNDLIWHLRDDLKRFKALTSGHYIIMGRKTFESFPKPLPNRTHVVISRQKNYQVPAGVLVVNSIEDAIDAANSDNQPFIIGGGEIYKQAMPFASKIELTRVHSTFDADTFFPEINMEQWKETASKVHDNDEQHNHSFSFMTYERK from the coding sequence ATGTTCGGAAAAAAGAAACAAAAACCACAAATAGATCAAGAGCAACTTGCTTTAATTGAAAACGCGCAACGTCGTGTAAAACAGAAAAAGGGATTGTACATACACTTTGTAATCTTTTTAATTGGAGCAGTCTTTCTAATTCTTGCCAATACCGCTTTAGGTATTGGGAAAGGTTTTAAAATCCTTGGTTTAGATTGGTTTGTAATTGCTATTTCTGCTTGGTTATTCTTCTTTTTATATCATGTCTTTACTGTATTTGTTACCAATAAATTCATGGGAAAAGATTGGGAAAAAGCGCAAATAGAAAAATTAGTAGCCAAACAACAAGATAAAATTGAAACACTAAAAAGCACCTTAATTCAACCTGAGGCGCAAACCATAACAATACCTACAATTAAGCCTAACAAAAACCTAACAATGATTGTTGCTGCTGGAGAAAACAATGAAATAGGAAAAGACAACGATCTTATTTGGCATTTACGCGACGACCTTAAACGTTTTAAAGCACTTACTTCTGGTCATTATATCATTATGGGACGCAAAACTTTTGAAAGCTTTCCAAAACCATTACCAAACAGAACACACGTTGTAATTTCAAGGCAAAAAAATTATCAAGTTCCTGCAGGAGTACTAGTTGTGAATTCTATAGAGGATGCAATAGATGCTGCTAATAGCGATAATCAACCTTTTATTATTGGTGGTGGAGAAATTTACAAACAAGCAATGCCTTTTGCTTCTAAAATTGAACTAACTAGAGTACACTCTACTTTCGATGCAGATACTTTTTTTCCAGAAATTAATATGGAACAATGGAAAGAAACAGCAAGTAAGGTACATGATAATGATGAACAACATAATCATTCCTTTTCATTTATGACTTATGAGAGGAAATAG
- a CDS encoding tetratricopeptide repeat protein encodes MKLYEKIILIIFTVSFSLLLIDFTGNRALFSLSTWLLSASYFIGGYWFFKLEENKKEISIISGIALAISLFNLPFLIRINKEEYYDFLPIANGLLFLFLVGYIFFNKDSNSGSKKIKLILLRSFTLLIISTFFTYTSINFKPYRTILYALNNGYNYLQKNILMFDYCEKSKNAININKCDEAIQYAIEANNAGKVWIGISEEEISNHSELWKISGTYSGLYDAYRCNAKNHFKNHEYKQALDYYIKADNALNNYKKKSEYWELEKSYSKNIIAICYKELQNYELADSLFVEAIDNYKSIKDTIDGDAAVFYSNYAESLAEQNAYKYSNLLYKSAIVILKRDTINTDNKKKIINNYRDLIKNHFRTDSLEQAKLYIDKTYNLVDNSTSDLCNINYYKGIYYYKLSRFNKAEEIFSECLACYKEFVEPSNQNIAGSYLMLSRVKTVLGQYDKARETLKKGIKITTENFGKNSEKFANYLKTEAQLDNIIGEYNNSEKKFHQVIEIYNNTLGENNWKLPEVLSNLAQLEITLGKYKLAKIHSDASIKKANEYINFTIPSSTTLLNNAAYVDYYVSNYNRSDSLYKKTVQINKEFGLVSTLPYAVALNGLGLISTSKKEYKKADSLFDKTLKLHKEIFTKNHPFTAVIYYNYAALKIEQKDFVQAKEMLSKAININHNFFNSKHDVFGDIYIAFGDVFIKEKELDTGKDYYLKALDIFVEKFDENHIKVQIAKEKLKKIR; translated from the coding sequence ATGAAACTATACGAAAAAATAATATTAATAATTTTTACTGTTTCATTTTCCCTTCTATTAATAGATTTCACAGGTAACAGAGCATTGTTTTCACTTTCAACATGGTTATTATCTGCTTCCTATTTTATTGGTGGTTATTGGTTTTTTAAATTAGAAGAAAACAAAAAAGAAATATCCATAATCTCAGGAATTGCACTTGCTATATCTCTTTTTAATTTACCTTTTTTAATTCGAATAAACAAAGAAGAATATTACGATTTTCTTCCTATTGCGAATGGGTTATTATTTCTCTTTTTAGTAGGGTATATATTTTTTAATAAGGATTCTAATTCAGGCTCTAAAAAAATTAAATTAATACTCTTACGCTCATTCACATTATTAATCATTTCAACTTTTTTCACATACACTTCAATAAATTTTAAACCCTATAGAACTATCCTGTATGCATTAAACAATGGATATAATTATCTTCAAAAGAATATATTAATGTTTGATTATTGTGAAAAAAGCAAAAACGCTATTAATATAAATAAATGCGACGAAGCTATACAATATGCAATAGAAGCAAATAACGCAGGAAAAGTTTGGATTGGAATTTCAGAGGAAGAAATATCTAATCACAGTGAACTTTGGAAAATAAGTGGAACTTATAGTGGACTTTATGATGCTTATAGATGTAATGCTAAAAATCACTTTAAAAATCATGAGTATAAACAAGCTTTGGATTATTACATTAAAGCAGATAATGCGCTTAATAATTATAAAAAAAAATCTGAGTATTGGGAATTAGAAAAATCCTACTCTAAAAACATTATAGCTATTTGTTATAAAGAATTACAAAATTATGAATTAGCAGATTCTCTATTTGTAGAAGCTATAGACAACTACAAATCTATTAAAGACACCATTGATGGTGATGCTGCTGTTTTCTATAGTAATTATGCAGAGTCGCTTGCTGAACAAAACGCATATAAATATTCTAATTTACTTTATAAAAGTGCTATTGTAATATTAAAAAGAGACACTATTAACACTGATAATAAGAAAAAAATAATTAACAACTATCGCGACTTAATAAAAAACCACTTTAGAACCGATAGCCTAGAACAAGCTAAATTATATATTGATAAAACTTATAATTTAGTAGATAATTCTACAAGTGATTTATGTAATATAAATTACTATAAAGGTATTTATTATTATAAGCTAAGTAGATTTAATAAAGCAGAAGAAATTTTCTCTGAATGCTTAGCATGTTACAAAGAATTTGTTGAACCCTCAAACCAAAATATTGCAGGAAGTTATTTAATGTTATCTCGTGTAAAAACAGTACTTGGTCAATACGATAAAGCAAGGGAAACGTTAAAAAAAGGAATAAAAATCACTACTGAAAATTTTGGAAAGAATAGCGAAAAATTCGCCAATTATTTAAAAACCGAAGCTCAATTAGACAATATTATAGGTGAATATAATAACTCTGAAAAAAAGTTTCATCAAGTAATAGAAATATACAATAATACACTTGGCGAAAATAACTGGAAATTACCCGAAGTTCTTTCTAATCTTGCTCAGTTAGAAATCACATTAGGAAAATATAAGCTCGCAAAAATACATTCTGATGCCTCAATTAAAAAAGCAAATGAATATATAAACTTTACAATACCTAGTTCAACTACCTTACTAAACAATGCCGCATATGTTGACTATTATGTAAGCAACTATAATAGATCGGATTCTCTATATAAAAAGACAGTGCAAATAAATAAAGAATTTGGTTTAGTATCCACTTTACCTTATGCTGTTGCCCTAAATGGTCTTGGATTAATATCAACAAGTAAAAAAGAGTACAAAAAAGCAGATTCATTATTCGATAAAACATTAAAGCTACACAAAGAAATATTTACTAAAAACCATCCTTTTACGGCTGTTATTTATTATAATTATGCTGCTTTAAAAATAGAGCAAAAAGATTTTGTTCAAGCAAAAGAAATGCTATCTAAAGCAATAAATATTAACCATAATTTCTTTAATTCTAAACATGATGTTTTCGGAGATATTTACATTGCTTTTGGAGACGTATTCATAAAAGAAAAAGAATTAGACACTGGTAAAGACTATTATTTAAAAGCATTAGATATTTTTGTTGAAAAATTTGATGAGAACCATATAAAAGTACAGATTGCAAAAGAAAAACTAAAAAAAATAAGATAG
- a CDS encoding isoamylase early set domain-containing protein, with product MAITKQFLKSKPVCKVTFTVSAEEANEVNVVGNFNEWNTEATALKKLKNGTFKGTVNLEKDKSYEFRYLVDGQWKNEVEADAFAWSEFAADENCVINL from the coding sequence ATGGCTATTACAAAACAATTCTTAAAATCTAAACCAGTTTGTAAAGTAACTTTTACTGTATCTGCTGAAGAAGCTAATGAAGTTAACGTTGTAGGAAATTTTAATGAATGGAATACAGAAGCTACTGCATTAAAGAAATTAAAGAACGGAACTTTTAAAGGGACTGTAAATTTAGAAAAAGATAAATCTTACGAGTTTAGATATTTAGTAGATGGACAATGGAAAAACGAAGTTGAAGCTGATGCTTTTGCTTGGAGTGAGTTTGCTGCAGATGAGAACTGTGTTATTAATCTGTAA
- a CDS encoding electron transfer flavoprotein subunit alpha/FixB family protein, translating to MSVLVYTESENGKFKKTALEVASYAKAVATQLGTTVTAVTVNAADTSELANYGVDKILNVTNSALEKFSAKSYAAVIKQAAEKEGAKVVVVSQSADSKYLAPLLAVGLDAGYASNVMEAPSSTSPFTVKRTAFTNKAFNITTINTDVKVVGLSNNSFGLVESSASATSEDFAPTLPEAGVTVQSVDKATDTVTIADAEIVVSAGRGLKGPENWGMIEELAGVLGAATACSKPVSDLGWRPHSEHVGQTGKPVAANLYIAIGISGAIQHLAGINASKVKVVINTDPEAPFFKAADYGVVGDAFEVVPALIEKLKAFKAANA from the coding sequence ATGTCAGTTTTAGTATATACAGAATCAGAAAATGGAAAATTTAAGAAAACAGCCTTAGAGGTTGCTTCTTATGCCAAAGCAGTTGCTACTCAATTAGGGACTACTGTTACAGCTGTAACAGTTAATGCAGCAGACACAAGTGAATTAGCAAACTACGGAGTAGACAAAATATTGAATGTTACAAATTCTGCTTTAGAAAAATTTAGTGCAAAATCTTATGCAGCAGTTATAAAACAAGCAGCAGAAAAAGAAGGCGCAAAAGTAGTTGTGGTTAGCCAAAGTGCAGATAGCAAATATTTAGCACCTCTATTAGCAGTAGGATTAGATGCAGGTTATGCTTCTAATGTTATGGAAGCACCATCAAGTACTTCTCCTTTTACAGTAAAACGTACGGCTTTTACAAACAAAGCCTTTAATATTACAACTATTAATACAGATGTAAAAGTAGTAGGCCTTTCTAACAATTCTTTTGGATTAGTTGAAAGTAGCGCAAGTGCAACATCTGAAGACTTCGCTCCTACACTTCCAGAAGCTGGAGTAACAGTACAGTCTGTAGATAAAGCTACAGATACAGTAACCATTGCTGATGCAGAAATAGTAGTTTCGGCAGGTCGTGGATTAAAAGGTCCAGAAAACTGGGGAATGATAGAAGAATTAGCAGGAGTTCTTGGAGCTGCAACTGCTTGTTCTAAACCTGTTAGTGATTTAGGATGGAGACCACACAGCGAACACGTTGGGCAAACAGGAAAACCAGTAGCTGCAAATTTATATATTGCAATTGGTATTTCAGGAGCCATTCAACATTTAGCAGGAATTAACGCAAGTAAAGTAAAAGTTGTTATTAATACAGATCCAGAAGCACCTTTCTTTAAGGCTGCAGATTATGGTGTTGTTGGTGATGCTTTTGAAGTTGTACCTGCACTTATTGAAAAATTAAAAGCATTTAAAGCGGCAAACGCTTAA
- a CDS encoding thymidylate synthase, whose translation MKQYHELVKHVLENGNEKGDRTGTGTKSVFGYQLRFDLSEGFPMVTTKKLHLKSIIYELLWFLKGDTNIDYLTENGVKIWNSWADKNGDLGPVYGHQWRNWNSDEVDQITEVIETLKNNPNSRRMLVSAWNPSVLPDTSKSFDENVANGKAALPPCHAFFQFYVANGKLSCQLYQRSADIFLGVPFNIASYALFTMMMAQVCGYEAGEFIHTFGDAHIYNNHKEQLELQLSRDCRPLPKMKLNPEIKDIFDFKFEDFTLEDYNPHPHIKGAVAI comes from the coding sequence ATGAAACAATACCACGAGCTAGTAAAACACGTTTTAGAAAACGGAAACGAAAAAGGAGATAGAACAGGAACAGGAACAAAAAGTGTTTTTGGTTACCAATTACGTTTCGATTTAAGTGAAGGTTTCCCAATGGTTACCACAAAAAAATTACATTTAAAATCTATTATTTACGAACTACTATGGTTTTTAAAAGGAGATACTAATATTGACTACTTAACCGAAAACGGTGTTAAAATATGGAATTCTTGGGCAGATAAAAATGGAGACTTAGGTCCTGTTTATGGTCATCAATGGCGTAATTGGAATAGTGACGAAGTAGATCAAATAACAGAAGTTATAGAGACTTTAAAAAACAATCCAAATAGTCGTAGAATGTTGGTTTCTGCATGGAATCCTTCAGTATTACCAGACACTTCAAAATCTTTCGATGAGAATGTAGCTAATGGAAAAGCGGCTTTACCGCCTTGCCATGCGTTCTTTCAGTTTTATGTAGCAAATGGGAAATTATCTTGCCAATTATACCAACGTAGTGCAGATATCTTCTTAGGCGTACCTTTTAACATTGCTTCTTACGCTTTGTTTACCATGATGATGGCTCAGGTTTGTGGATACGAAGCTGGTGAGTTTATACACACATTTGGAGATGCTCATATTTATAATAACCATAAAGAACAATTAGAATTACAATTGTCTCGAGATTGCAGACCATTACCAAAAATGAAACTAAATCCAGAGATTAAAGATATCTTCGATTTTAAATTTGAAGATTTTACTTTGGAAGATTACAATCCACATCCACATATTAAAGGAGCTGTGGCTATTTAA
- a CDS encoding pyruvate dehydrogenase complex E1 component subunit beta has translation MKTIQFREAICEAMSEEMRRDESIYLMGEEVAEYNGAYKASKGMLEEFGAKRVIDTPIAELGFAGIAIGSTMTGNRPIVEYMTFNFSLVGIDQIINNAAKIRQMSGGQLKCPIVFRGPTGSAGQLGATHSQAFESWFANTPGLKVVVPSNPYDAKGLLKSAIRDDDPVIFMESEQMYGDKGEVPEGEYTIPLGVAEIKREGTDVTIVSFGKIIKEAYKAADELAKDGISCEIIDLRTVRPLDKEAILKSVKKTNRLVVLEEAWPFGNVSTEITYIVQSEAFDYLDAPVVKINTADTPAPYSPVLLAEWLPDYTEVIKAVKKVMYK, from the coding sequence ATGAAAACAATTCAATTTAGAGAAGCTATATGTGAGGCCATGAGTGAAGAAATGCGCAGAGATGAAAGCATTTACTTAATGGGAGAAGAAGTAGCAGAATATAATGGTGCTTATAAAGCATCTAAAGGTATGTTAGAAGAATTTGGTGCAAAGCGTGTTATAGATACACCAATTGCAGAACTTGGTTTTGCAGGTATTGCTATTGGTTCTACCATGACAGGAAATAGACCAATTGTAGAATACATGACCTTTAACTTCTCTTTAGTTGGTATAGATCAAATTATAAATAATGCTGCTAAAATTAGACAAATGTCTGGTGGACAGCTTAAGTGCCCAATTGTTTTTAGAGGTCCAACTGGATCTGCTGGGCAATTAGGAGCAACGCATTCTCAGGCTTTCGAGAGCTGGTTCGCTAACACTCCAGGTTTAAAAGTTGTTGTGCCATCTAACCCTTACGATGCAAAAGGGCTTTTAAAATCTGCAATTCGTGATGACGATCCAGTTATTTTTATGGAGAGTGAACAAATGTATGGTGATAAAGGCGAAGTGCCAGAAGGAGAATATACAATACCATTAGGTGTTGCCGAAATAAAAAGAGAAGGTACAGATGTAACTATAGTGTCTTTTGGTAAAATTATAAAAGAAGCATATAAAGCTGCAGACGAGTTAGCAAAAGATGGTATTTCTTGTGAAATTATAGATTTGCGTACAGTAAGACCTTTAGATAAAGAAGCAATTTTAAAATCTGTAAAGAAAACTAATCGTTTAGTTGTTTTAGAAGAAGCTTGGCCTTTTGGTAACGTTTCTACAGAGATTACATATATTGTTCAGTCTGAAGCTTTCGATTATTTAGATGCTCCAGTGGTAAAAATTAATACAGCAGATACGCCTGCACCATATTCTCCAGTATTATTAGCAGAATGGTTACCAGATTATACAGAGGTAATTAAAGCTGTTAAAAAGGTGATGTACAAATAG
- a CDS encoding NupC/NupG family nucleoside CNT transporter, with protein MIKNLLLAIAAIFFGITTVFGQDLEKKWISQSPTSNFKNLELNAGEFAFTGDSIQAVKGDYIYQNNLLVFYHNDTSNSIRHYKITELTDSTLVIKNKNNVYNYTSPTTITEENVAVVDATKPERGSIIPSQGFSLGSLWRGVLGMITLLFVAFLFSSNRKGINWKTVGLGLVLQLIIAIGVLKVSFVKTIFEFIGKGFIELLSYTQAGSEFLFGGMLDVTSFGFIFAFQVLPTIIFFSALTSVLFYLGIIQKVVKLMGLLLTKVLGISGAESLSVAGNIFLGQTEAPLLIKAYLEKMNKSEILLVMIGGMATVAGAVLAAYIGFLGGEDEALQLFYAKHLLAASVMAAPGAIVISKILFPQTEEVNTDVKVSQEKIGSNILEAIANGTTEGLRLAVNVGAMLLVFVAFIAMINGVLGGIAGFNGFAIEALNIDWHFTSLNEVIAANTPYNSLSLEFILGYIFAPLMWLIGVAKEDMALMGQLLGIKLAASEFIGYIQLAELKNVANATHLTYEKSVIMATYMLCGFANFASIGIQIGGIGSLAPGQRKQLSKFGMKALIGGTIASLISATIAGMIIG; from the coding sequence ATGATTAAAAATTTACTACTAGCTATCGCAGCTATTTTTTTTGGAATAACTACCGTTTTTGGACAAGACTTAGAAAAAAAATGGATATCTCAATCTCCTACAAGTAATTTTAAAAACTTAGAACTTAATGCAGGTGAATTTGCTTTTACTGGAGATTCTATTCAAGCTGTAAAAGGAGACTATATATATCAAAATAATTTACTGGTATTTTACCATAATGATACTTCTAATTCTATTAGACATTATAAAATAACAGAACTCACAGATTCTACTTTAGTAATTAAGAATAAGAATAACGTCTATAATTACACATCACCAACCACTATTACAGAAGAGAATGTTGCAGTTGTAGACGCTACAAAACCAGAAAGGGGCTCAATAATACCTAGTCAAGGTTTTTCTCTTGGAAGTCTATGGCGTGGTGTTTTAGGAATGATTACACTTTTATTTGTTGCCTTCTTATTTAGTAGTAACCGTAAAGGCATCAATTGGAAAACTGTTGGTTTAGGCTTAGTGCTTCAATTAATAATAGCCATAGGTGTTTTAAAAGTTAGTTTTGTAAAAACAATATTCGAATTTATAGGTAAAGGTTTTATAGAACTATTAAGCTACACACAAGCAGGAAGTGAGTTCTTATTTGGCGGCATGTTAGATGTTACTTCTTTTGGGTTTATTTTCGCTTTTCAAGTACTACCTACAATTATATTCTTTTCAGCTTTAACTTCTGTATTATTTTATTTAGGGATTATTCAAAAAGTAGTAAAACTAATGGGATTATTACTAACTAAAGTATTAGGTATTTCTGGAGCAGAAAGCTTGAGTGTCGCTGGAAACATCTTTTTAGGGCAAACTGAAGCACCACTTTTAATAAAGGCGTATTTAGAAAAAATGAATAAGTCCGAAATACTCTTAGTCATGATTGGTGGTATGGCAACCGTAGCTGGAGCTGTATTAGCAGCATATATTGGGTTTTTAGGAGGTGAAGACGAAGCATTACAACTTTTTTACGCTAAGCATTTATTAGCAGCATCTGTAATGGCTGCACCTGGTGCAATTGTTATCTCTAAAATATTATTTCCTCAAACTGAAGAAGTAAATACAGATGTAAAAGTATCTCAAGAAAAAATTGGCTCTAATATACTTGAAGCCATTGCTAACGGAACAACAGAAGGTTTAAGGCTTGCTGTAAATGTTGGTGCAATGCTACTAGTTTTTGTTGCTTTTATAGCAATGATTAATGGCGTTTTAGGAGGAATTGCAGGATTTAATGGTTTTGCAATTGAAGCATTAAATATCGATTGGCATTTTACTTCCTTGAACGAAGTTATAGCAGCAAACACGCCTTACAATAGTTTATCATTAGAATTTATTCTAGGTTACATTTTCGCACCATTAATGTGGTTAATAGGTGTTGCAAAAGAAGACATGGCTTTAATGGGTCAGCTTTTAGGTATTAAATTAGCTGCAAGTGAGTTTATAGGATACATACAGTTAGCAGAACTTAAAAATGTAGCAAACGCTACACACCTAACTTACGAGAAATCTGTAATCATGGCAACTTATATGTTATGCGGTTTTGCAAACTTTGCCTCAATAGGAATTCAAATTGGTGGTATTGGTTCTTTAGCTCCTGGACAACGTAAACAATTGTCTAAGTTCGGAATGAAAGCCTTAATTGGAGGAACAATTGCTTCATTAATTTCGGCTACTATTGCTGGAATGATAATTGGCTAG
- a CDS encoding bifunctional nuclease family protein, which produces MSLVRLKIKGISYSQTQNGAYALILNEVDGERKLPIVIGAFEAQSIAIALEKEIRPPRPLTHDLFKNFADRFDIVVKQVIIHKLVDGVFYSSLICERDKIEEIIDARTSDAIALALRFKAPIFTYKNILDKAGIYLKVDPNKDEEDEDSILIEDIINEELELVDTDDYNSHSLEELNNLLDEAVENEDYETAAKIRDEISKR; this is translated from the coding sequence ATGAGTTTAGTTAGACTAAAGATAAAAGGAATATCGTACAGCCAGACACAAAATGGCGCGTACGCTTTAATATTAAATGAGGTAGATGGCGAACGCAAACTACCAATAGTAATTGGTGCCTTCGAAGCTCAATCTATTGCGATAGCTCTTGAAAAAGAAATTCGTCCACCACGACCACTTACTCACGATTTATTTAAAAATTTTGCCGATAGGTTTGATATTGTCGTAAAACAAGTTATCATCCACAAACTAGTAGATGGTGTTTTCTATTCGAGCCTTATTTGTGAACGTGATAAAATTGAAGAAATAATTGATGCAAGAACTAGCGATGCAATAGCATTAGCGCTACGTTTTAAAGCACCAATATTTACTTACAAAAACATCTTAGACAAAGCTGGAATCTATTTAAAAGTAGACCCAAATAAAGATGAAGAAGATGAAGACAGTATTTTAATTGAAGACATTATAAATGAAGAACTAGAGCTTGTTGATACAGACGATTACAACTCACACTCTTTAGAAGAATTAAATAATTTACTAGACGAAGCTGTAGAAAATGAAGACTACGAAACTGCAGCAAAAATTCGTGACGAGATTTCTAAACGCTAA
- a CDS encoding electron transfer flavoprotein subunit beta/FixA family protein, protein MKILVCISHVPDTTSKINFTDGDSKFDTNGVQYVINPNDEFGLTRAMWFKEKQGASVDVVNVGGAETEPTLRKALAIGADSAIRVNTEAKDGFQVAKELAKVVKDGGYDLVIAGRESIDYNGGMVPGMLAELTGANFVTNCINLEVEGTNATATREIDGGKETVATSLPLVIGGQKGLVEESDLRIPNMRGIMMARKKPLNVVDAANAEPETASIKFEKPAPKGAVTLVDAGNLDELVNLLHNEAKVI, encoded by the coding sequence ATGAAAATATTAGTGTGTATAAGTCACGTTCCTGACACTACATCGAAAATTAATTTTACTGATGGTGATTCAAAATTCGACACAAACGGTGTTCAATATGTAATAAACCCTAACGATGAGTTTGGTTTAACACGTGCCATGTGGTTTAAAGAAAAGCAAGGTGCAAGTGTAGATGTTGTAAATGTTGGTGGTGCAGAAACTGAACCTACTTTACGTAAAGCTTTAGCTATTGGTGCAGATTCTGCAATTAGAGTTAACACAGAAGCTAAAGATGGTTTTCAAGTTGCTAAAGAATTAGCTAAAGTGGTAAAAGATGGTGGTTACGATTTAGTAATTGCTGGTCGTGAATCTATTGATTATAATGGAGGAATGGTTCCAGGAATGTTAGCTGAATTAACAGGTGCAAATTTTGTTACCAACTGTATTAACCTAGAGGTTGAAGGCACAAACGCTACAGCTACTAGAGAGATTGATGGTGGCAAAGAAACTGTTGCAACAAGTTTACCGTTGGTTATTGGTGGACAAAAAGGTTTAGTTGAAGAAAGTGATTTACGAATTCCTAATATGAGAGGTATTATGATGGCACGTAAAAAACCTTTAAATGTTGTTGATGCAGCTAATGCTGAACCAGAAACAGCTTCAATTAAATTTGAAAAACCAGCACCTAAAGGAGCAGTTACTTTAGTAGATGCAGGAAACTTAGATGAGTTAGTGAACTTACTTCATAACGAAGCAAAAGTTATATAG